The nucleotide sequence GGAACATTTGAAAAAGATATAATTCAATTAGATGAAAAATTAAATGTTTCATATATGGTTTACAATGCAAATTTATTTAAAATTTTCCCAAGAGTTAGTAATGGAAAAGTTGATGATAACAACAGATGGTATAACCCATTAGATGCTTTCTCTTTCTTCAAAGGACAAAACAAAGCAGCTGTTGAAACAATGACAAGAGGTTTTGTTAATTCTGTAATAAATGAAGATTATGAATCTGCAAATAAATTTATTGATATGATTAGTACTTATCAGAAAAAAGTTGGTGCAGATATTATTCCTAGTGAATCAAAAATCAATCAAGAAATTATGTTTAATAAACTAGATATATTCTTTAAACTAACAATTGCTTATTTAATAGTTGGTTTAATTATCTTAATTGTTGCATTCTTTGTGATATTTAATCCAAAAATCAAACCTGTTAAAATTACTAAATTTTTCTTTATAATTCTTGCAATTTTATTTGCAGTTCATACTGCTGGTATGGGATTTAGATGGATTATTTCAGGACATGCACCTTGGTCAAATACATATGAATCATTACTTTATATATCTTGGTCTGCTGTATTTGCAGGAGTTATTTTCTTTAGACGTTCACTTTTAGCTTTAAGTGCTGCAATTATTGTTGCAAGTATTTTTATGTTTACTGCACACTTAACAACAATTGACCCTCAAATTACAAACTTAGTTCCTGTATTAAAATCATACTGGCTAACAATTCATGTTTCTGTTTTAACAGCATCTTATGGATTCTTTGGATTAGCTGCTATTTTAAGTTATATGGCACTAATTATGTTCATATTTAGAAAAAATAGACCACATATGGATAACAATATTAAAAATGTTGTTGCAATTACTGAAGTTGCTTTAATCATTGGATTAAGTGCAATTACTATTGGTAACTTCCTTGGTGGAGTATGGGCAAATGAATCATGGGGAAGATATTGGGGATGGGACCCAAAAGAGACTTGGGCTTATGTATCAATTGTAATTTATGCATTTGTAGTACATATGAGATTTGTTAAAAAATTAAATAATCCATTTGCTTTATCTGTTGCTTCACTATTGGCATTTAGTACAATCTTAATGACATATTTTGGAGTAAACTTCTACTTATCAGGTATGCACTCATATGCAACAGGAGACCCTGTTCCAATTCCTATGTGGGTATATTATGTGACGGCAATAGTAATTATTACAATTGCACTAGCATCAAAAAATAGAGATTTAAAAGATACAATCTGCGAATCTAAAAACCAATCAAACTAAGAAAGTTCTCTTTCTTAGTTTATATTATGTAAATTCTATTAAGTTATTTTTTGATAAAGTTAAATTATGAAAAATTTAATTTTATTAACTATCTTTGCCATTGCATTTTCTTATGCAATTTACTACAATGAAAACATTTTAAATCCAATACAAAAAAAAGATACTATTCCTACAAAAACAATAAATAAGATAAATAATAAAATAGACTTATATTTTAAAGATAGTTCAAAAATAATTCTAAACAATAAAGATTCAATAATATTTTTTGTAAAAGATACAAATACAAACTCAGTAAAATTAAAAGAGTATATTACAAACTCAAAAATACTTCAAAATAAACTAACAAAAGAGGTAAATTCATATTATATAAATATGAATAAAAATAAAAAACATACAATTTTTTATAAAAATGAAAAATTAGATATTGACTCAAAAACAATGGCTAGTCTTTATAATATAGATACTGTTCCCACACTTATTTTTCTTGATATGAACAACAAAGAGATATTTTCATTAATTGGAGAAATAGGGAAAGAGCAACTAATTGCAACTTTGGATTTTATAAAAGAGAAACTATACAAAAATAAAGATAGAAAAAGTGGTGAAGTATATAATAGCTTGATTGAGTACTACAAAAAAAATGCAATTACAATAAAAAACTTCATAAAATAAAAATATCTTAATCTTAAAAGGTTATAATCCAATATTTTATATTAAAGGAATTATATTGAGCCAAATTATTGATATTTTTAAACAAATAACAAATATTCCTAGATGTAGTGGTACACATGAACCTTTCATAAACTTTATGAAAGAGTACGCAAAAAAATATGACTATTTATGTTTAGTAGATAAAACAAATAATATTTTATGTAAAAAAGAAAATTCGAAAGCAAAACTTAGTTTTCAAAGTCATTATGACATTGTATGTTTAAGTGATAATTGTGTTCCTAAAATTGTACAAGAAGAAGATATATTAAAAGCAGAAAATTCAACTCTTGGAAGTGATAATGGAATGGGTTGTTCATATATGTTATATCTTATGAGCCAAAACTATGATTGTGAATTTCTTTTTACAAGTGATGAAGAGATTGGTTTAATTGGTGCAAATAATTTAGATTTAGAACTAAATTCACAATATATGCTTAATCTTGATAGTGAAGAAGAAGGCGAAATTTGCATTGGTTGTGCTGGTGGAGTTGATATCTTTGGAAAAAACTTTAATAAAAAAATCATAAAAAATGATGAAAATCTAGATTTATACGAAATTTCTATTTCAAATTTGCAAGGTGGACATAGTGGAGTTGATATAGATAAAAATATTCCAAATGCTATAAAACTTTTAGCAAAAACTATTAAAGAGTGTGATGGGAAAATTTTAGATATAAATGCAGGTGAAAGAATAAACTCAATTCCAGCAAATGCAAAAGCAATAATTGCAACAAATAAAGAGCCAATTACTTCGCACGAAAATATGAAAATTGAAAAGATTGATACAAAATCTGAACATCTAAATATATTTGATGAAAAGATTATTGACTTTTTATACTCATTTTCAAATGGAGTTAGAGGTTATGACAAAAAACTTGGAGTAGTTTTAAACTCAATTAATCTTGCAAAAATTGAGACAACAATTGATAGTATTAATGTTGAATTAAGTGCAAGGTCAATGGAAAATAGTGAACTAAAAAATATTACAGATGAAACAGTTGTTTTATTAAAAACACATAACTTTGAAGTTAAAACAGCAGGAAAATATCCAGCATGGAAACCAGATGTAAATGAGTTTACAAATATTGTATTAGATACTTATAAAAAGTATAATGATAAAGCATCTCTTGAAGCAATTCATGCAGGACTTGAGTGTGCAATATTTAAAGATAAATTTCCAAATATTAAAGTAGCTTCAATTGGACCAACAATAAACTTTCCACACTCTAAAAAAGAGCAAGTAAGTATAAAATCAGTTGAAAAAGTATTTGAAGTAGTAAAAGAGATTACAGATAAGTTTGTATAAAAGATTTTTCTTTTATACAAAACTTGAATTAACTAATTTAAATATTTTTTGTCCAAATTCATGTAGTTTTGCTTCATCCATTCTAACAGATAAACCAGAAATTCCAACAGGTCCTACAAACTGCCCTCTTTTATTGAAATAAGGTACAGCAACAGAACAAAGTCCAAACTCATGCTCTTCTATTCCTATTGCATAACCTTTTTGAGAAACTGTTTCTATCTCTTTTTTTAGTTTTGTTATGCTTGTAATTGTATTTGTAGTAAATTTTTTTAACTCTACATTTTCAATATTTGCTTCTTTACAAAAAGCTAAAATCACTTTACCAAAAGCATTTGTATGCAAAGGTGCATGTAAACCAACAGAATCAATAGTTTTTAAAACTCTTTTTGATTTATCAACTTGATTTAAATATAAAACAGAATTATTATCTAAAATTCCAATATAAGCACACTCATCAGTTAAGTAAAATATCTCATCTAATAAAGCTTTTGTCTTTTCAACAATTTTTTGTCTATCATCTTTATGTATTATTTTTCTAAGAATATCACTTAAAACTATCTCTTTTGTATTATCTTTATACTCTATAAACTCTTCTGTCATCAAAGTAGTAATAAGTCTAGACATTGTACTTTTATCAATTTGTAATTTTTGGCATAAAATATTAGCAGTTAAAGGTTTATTGCTAGACATTATCTCTTTTAAAACACATAAGCCTTTTGATAGTGATTTATTTTGTTTTTGCACCCTACACTTCTTTTAATAAATTTATTTATTATGATACCTTTGTTTTAATTAAACAGAATTTATATACCATTTTGTTAACCATCAAAGAAAAATTATGTTACAAATGTGTAAATTTTAGACTTTTTTTAAAAAATTTCTTTTAATATATGAGAAGAACAAAAATATTTTTCTCACTATGTGAAACTCATTTTTAAACTACAATAAAAATGCCTATTTTATGGTATCTGGAAGATTTATTAAATTAAAATTAAATATTTTTTTATATGTATAATTTATGTAATAGTTTATTTTCTGTATGGATTAATGTCATCAAGACATCGCAGTAATCCTGTGATTTTACCTGATTTTCTTAAGTGAGATCCACTTAAGAAAAATTATAAAAACAATAAAAATTAATATAAAGAGGTAAAAAATTATGACATCATCACAATTAAATTTATCAAAATTAACGGCTAATGATGATTTAACACCATTGCTTGGTGGTTACTGGCCAGGTATTCAAATATACTATCCTCCAATTAAGTTCAATCCATTAGATGGAACTTATGAAACAATGGAGCAAGCAAAATTAAGATTACAAAAACATGCTTATAAAACAAAAGCACATACAGTACTTTTTGATTTAGAAGATGGATGTAGACAAAAAGCTATGAGTAGAGAACTTTTAATTCAAGAGTTACCAAAATTTCCAGAGAGAAATTTTCAAATAGCAGTTAGAATAAATCCATTTAGAACAGAAGAGTATGAAGAAGATTTAAAAATGTTAAAACAAATTCATAAATATATTGATGTAATTGTTTTAGCAAAAGCTGGGGAAGTTTATGGAGATGCGGAGATTAGAGACTTATCTTCTTGGTTAGTTTCAATTAATGCAAACTTAACTATTCAGCCAATTATTGAGCATCCAAAATCACTGCAAATTGCTTCTGATTTAATGGATTACTCAACAGTTAAACACGTAGTATTTGGAATCCATGACTTTTCAAAAGCAATGGCATATAAAATTACACCTGAAGGTTGGATTGATGAGTTAAAAACATTTTTTAATATTCTTACAATGGAAGCAAGAATTAAAGGTGCTGGTGTAATTGGTGGAGTTGAAGTTATGCTTACACCAAACTCTTTACCTGATTCATGTTTAGAGAAAAAAGATATTAGAAGATGGTTAGATTTACATGGCGATGATGCAAGTAGACATGTATATTCTCATGCAAAAAAAGAGTGTGCCATGGGTCTAACAGGAAAACAAGTAATTACACCAAATCATATAAATGTGTGTAAAGTTGCTTTTACTCCAAGTCCAAAAGAGATAGAGCACGATGTAGCAGTATTAAAAGCAGCGATTGAAGCTGATGCACTATTAAGTGGTGCGATAAGATTTGAAGGTGAGATGTTAGATCCACCAATGTTTGGAAAAGCTTTACAAAATATCTTAAGAGCGTATGCTTTAAGAAGTTTAAGCACAGAACACCAAGATTTTGCATTAACAGTATTAAATAAAATGCCAATTCACACATTTAGAGAAAACTGGCCATATGGTCAAATATAGTAAGGAGTTATATTATGAGTTCAACAATAAAAATTGATGTACCTGAATTTTTAAATATCGGTGTTGCTTGTACTTCTGCTCATTTAGGAACAGAAAATGAAAACAATACTGCAATGATAATTGAAGATGACAAATTAGGTACAGATGAAATTACATACAAACAATTATCTGAAAAATCAGACCAAATATGTAACTTTCTTACAGAAATTGGATTAGAGCCAAGAGATAGAGTATTAGTATGTTTAAAAAACTCTCTTGCTTATCCTATTTCATTTTTTGGTGCTATAAAAGCTGGGATTATTGCTGTTCCTACTTCAACACTTTTAAGTGGTTCAGAAGTTAAATACCTTGCAGAAGATTCACAAGCAAGTGCGATAGTTATGTCAGCATCTATGTATGAGAACTTAGTTCCTTATTTAGAAAATGTTGATAATTTAAAAACTATTATTGTTGCTGGAACAAATAGTGTTGAAGATTATAAAAAGCCTAAAGGTATAAATGTATATGCTTTAGATGAGATATTAAAAAATACAGATAAAACGCCAAACCATTACAATGCTAAATCAGGGGAACCTGCATATTTAGTTTATACATCAGGAACAACTGGTTATCCAAAAGGAGTATTACACTCTCATAGATCATTAGTTGGAAGAACTCCTGCAACAGAGTATTGGTTCAATTTTAAAAAGAATGACAGAATTATGCATTCTGGTAAATTTAACTGGACATATGTATTAGGTTCAGCTTTGATGGACCCTTTATACAATGGTCATACAGTAATTGCATATGAAGGAGCAAATGATGCTTCGACATGGATTGATTTAATTAAAAAACACAATTGTACTATATTTATTGGAGTTCCAACTATTTATAGACAAATCATTCAAAAAACTGATTTTACAATTGATGATTGCCCAAGTTTAAGATATTGTATGAGTGCAGGAGAGCATCTTTCAACGGAGATGATTGAAGCATGGAGAACAAGATTTAAACAAGATATTTTTGAAGCTATTGGAATGAGTGAGTGTTCTTATTATATTTCACACTCAGTTAATAATCCAATTAGACCAGGAAGTGCAGGATTTGTTCAACCAGGTCATATTGTAAAACTTCTTAATCCTGAAACTTTAGAAGAAGTTGGAGTTGAAGAAGAAGGAATGATTAGTATTGGAGTTGATGACCCAGGACTATTTTTAGAGTATTGGCAGCTTGAAGATGAAACTTCAAAAGCTAAACATGATGGATACTTTTTTACAGGAGATTATGCAAAAAAAGATA is from Arcobacter sp. CECT 8986 and encodes:
- a CDS encoding M20/M25/M40 family metallo-hydrolase, coding for MSQIIDIFKQITNIPRCSGTHEPFINFMKEYAKKYDYLCLVDKTNNILCKKENSKAKLSFQSHYDIVCLSDNCVPKIVQEEDILKAENSTLGSDNGMGCSYMLYLMSQNYDCEFLFTSDEEIGLIGANNLDLELNSQYMLNLDSEEEGEICIGCAGGVDIFGKNFNKKIIKNDENLDLYEISISNLQGGHSGVDIDKNIPNAIKLLAKTIKECDGKILDINAGERINSIPANAKAIIATNKEPITSHENMKIEKIDTKSEHLNIFDEKIIDFLYSFSNGVRGYDKKLGVVLNSINLAKIETTIDSINVELSARSMENSELKNITDETVVLLKTHNFEVKTAGKYPAWKPDVNEFTNIVLDTYKKYNDKASLEAIHAGLECAIFKDKFPNIKVASIGPTINFPHSKKEQVSIKSVEKVFEVVKEITDKFV
- a CDS encoding IclR family transcriptional regulator; amino-acid sequence: MQKQNKSLSKGLCVLKEIMSSNKPLTANILCQKLQIDKSTMSRLITTLMTEEFIEYKDNTKEIVLSDILRKIIHKDDRQKIVEKTKALLDEIFYLTDECAYIGILDNNSVLYLNQVDKSKRVLKTIDSVGLHAPLHTNAFGKVILAFCKEANIENVELKKFTTNTITSITKLKKEIETVSQKGYAIGIEEHEFGLCSVAVPYFNKRGQFVGPVGISGLSVRMDEAKLHEFGQKIFKLVNSSFV
- a CDS encoding HpcH/HpaI aldolase/citrate lyase family protein, with the protein product MTSSQLNLSKLTANDDLTPLLGGYWPGIQIYYPPIKFNPLDGTYETMEQAKLRLQKHAYKTKAHTVLFDLEDGCRQKAMSRELLIQELPKFPERNFQIAVRINPFRTEEYEEDLKMLKQIHKYIDVIVLAKAGEVYGDAEIRDLSSWLVSINANLTIQPIIEHPKSLQIASDLMDYSTVKHVVFGIHDFSKAMAYKITPEGWIDELKTFFNILTMEARIKGAGVIGGVEVMLTPNSLPDSCLEKKDIRRWLDLHGDDASRHVYSHAKKECAMGLTGKQVITPNHINVCKVAFTPSPKEIEHDVAVLKAAIEADALLSGAIRFEGEMLDPPMFGKALQNILRAYALRSLSTEHQDFALTVLNKMPIHTFRENWPYGQI
- a CDS encoding aldolase/citrate lyase family protein, translated to MSSTIKIDVPEFLNIGVACTSAHLGTENENNTAMIIEDDKLGTDEITYKQLSEKSDQICNFLTEIGLEPRDRVLVCLKNSLAYPISFFGAIKAGIIAVPTSTLLSGSEVKYLAEDSQASAIVMSASMYENLVPYLENVDNLKTIIVAGTNSVEDYKKPKGINVYALDEILKNTDKTPNHYNAKSGEPAYLVYTSGTTGYPKGVLHSHRSLVGRTPATEYWFNFKKNDRIMHSGKFNWTYVLGSALMDPLYNGHTVIAYEGANDASTWIDLIKKHNCTIFIGVPTIYRQIIQKTDFTIDDCPSLRYCMSAGEHLSTEMIEAWRTRFKQDIFEAIGMSECSYYISHSVNNPIRPGSAGFVQPGHIVKLLNPETLEEVGVEEEGMISIGVDDPGLFLEYWQLEDETSKAKHDGYFFTGDYAKKDKDGYIWFIGRKDDIINTFGFRVSPHEVERVVKTHPKVADCVAFGFELAKDKTLVSIAVVGHKDLSKEEEEEILAFAQANLAKYKAPKKIFSMKDYPRTKNGKVLRKQLIKNIHDMEEAREAGEHIVEYRARRSMLFVPAYNKQNVQKARTVLADTVIFDFEAILQGQREVGREVLRSVYKEQGSNFGDSERVIRVNNLGTEDIKKDLELAKELEIDGILFSKIDSKEDVLEAVKLIDEVNPKLTLMIMIETPISVLNIQEICSASSRVEVVVAGSNKLANRLQIDMKKGSKAMFNYLSQIALAAKAFGKFVIDGPYYDVLDEFACEDSTKDAYYLGFDGKSLIHPVQIEYINDIFTPKQTDVSAYEEMIEKYEEAAKDGREVIVYNNKLVDSSRIKWAKKRISLYETYKALGQNLFDK